CACAGTGGATATCTAATAAACCTGTAAACCATTTTCAGCAGATGATGATAAGCAAATCAAAgcattttttaaaggaaaatcaATGCTCTAAATAGACAATAGTGGGCGAGAACTAACCCTGGGAAGTTGATGCTTGACGCCGAATAACTTAGAAGGAAGGCTCCAATGCAAGTGAACATAATGCTCCATCCACCGACCTTCCTTCTGTTTTCTTCGCTCAAAACCCCTAAAAAGATCATCAACAAATGTCAAATCTGTGCTCAACGACTTTAGTAAAGAGTAGAGACTTATGATCTCAAAAGTGGATGCTACTTACAGAATCCAAGAGCTTCTTGCTTCTCCATAACAGAAGCATCATTCTCGCCAATTAACGGTTGTTTGGTACTGTTACTGGAAGTGCCAACATGATGGGATGACTTTGTTTCACCAGGTATGACGGAAACAGGGTCGATTCTATCCTGAAGGGATGCCGGAAGAGGTAGCTCATCCGGAGGAACATATCTGAGTATCAACACTGAGATTGCCACCATTGTAAATGCCAGAAGTGTCCCAACACTCACCTGCACCATCATCACCAGCTctcaaaatactaaaattacGAAGAAGAATAAGAACCAGTAAAACCaaggagaaacaaaaaaagtattacCATGCCTGCAAGCTGTGAAACATCCAAAAAGAAGGACAAGGTTGCTGCACAAAGCCCCGTTGCTACAGTCGCTTTAACAGGAACCTGAGTGCGTCTATTAACGTCTGAGAAAACAGAAGGCAGCAGACCATCCCTAGCCATTGCCATCAGAATTCGCGGCtggaaaaatgaaaacatctaAGTTTGCTGACATTTAATCATTGATTTAATGTTCTGAAATTTTACCTGAGGGAGAAGGGAACCCATTAGAGCTGAGCAGAGAGCCATGACAGCTCCTAAAGTTATCAAGTATCTACATCAAATTTcccaaaagaaaataataaatcttACAAACTTATTTAAAGTGGTCTAAACGAAACAGAGTGGATCTTAAAGGGTCATGCTCATGTACTTACACAGCCCATTGCATGTCATGACTAGCAAACGCAGAGGATATGGGAGTGTCAGGATCCATGGCATAGTAAGGAACTAAGCCGACAATTACAATGGAGACCATCATGTAGAGAGAACAACACAGAAAGAGTGCAAGACCAATCCCAATTGGTAAATCCCGTTGTGGGTTTTTCACCTGCACATAGGTATAATATTATTGCaaataaaggaaaaaagaaaaaaaaaaaacagataggTGCCTGCATGGATTACAAAACTTACCTCCTCAGCAGTACTTGCAAGTGAATCAAACCCAATGAATGCAAAGAATACTGTGGCAGAACCAGCGAACATTCCATCCACTCCGAATGGAAATAACctacaaaaacaataaaatggTTTTTGTTCTTAACCTATCTATCTTCTTAAAACTATCATGACTCACTGAAGTAATGGTGAATATTCTTCTTACCCTGTGGGGAGTTCATAACCAGCCCAACCAGTCTTGAATCCCAGATAACTGCCAGCTACTATGACAAATAACAAGACACACACATTGACTGCAGTCACAATCCCCTGAGCGAATGTGCTctgcatatatatatgaaaaaaaaaaaaacaatttgaacCAGAGTTGAAATGGCTTATCCTGACGTGTGGGATGGAAATAAATTAAAGCTTGTACGTACCTCCTTGATTCCCAGGCACAAAAAGCCAGTTACAATGAAAACAAGAATAGCAGCACATGGATCCACAATAACGTCAAGGCCTGGGATCTGCTGACGGGCTAAGAATGAAGGCAAACCATCTTCACCACCAAAAATCAATGCCTGTAATTATGCTTTTAACccattaatttaaaaatccaTGAGAGAAAAAAAGTATTCGAGTAGTTAACATTCAAGCTATGGAGTAACATAAGGATTAAAGGGAGAGACCAGATTAGGGGAAATGCCACGGGCAACAGCAGAGCCACCAATAGTGTATTCCAGAATCAGTGCCCAACCGATCAACCACGCAACACTTTAAAAATTAACAAGGAAAAACTAAAAGTTAGCagaacagaaagaaagaagagagttaAACAGAAGAGGAGTAGTAACTAGTGAGTACCCTTCGCCGACACAAATGTAGGAATAGTGATAGGCGCTGCCAGCGGAGGGACAACGACTAGAGAGTTCAGCATAGCAAAAGGCAGAAAGTGCAGCTGCGATTCCAGCAATAAGAAATGACAAAGCAAGAGATGGTCCTGAGTGCTCTCTTGCAACTGTTCCCACAAGAATATACACTCCTGCTCCTATTGTTGCTCCCACAcctaaaaatacaatacaaactTAGACAATCAACTGATGAAGATGAATGATTGGTACACGAAGATTCCTaacgattaaaaaaaaaaaaggtcaataACAAAGTCGGATGATAAATCCTTGTCCGTAGTCAAAAGAAGTTACCAATAGCAACCAGGTGAGAAACAGTAAGGGCTTTAGCGAGCTGTTGATGATGAGAATGTCCATTAGCAGCAGAGTCGACCTGTTTCCTTCGGACCAAACTCCTGACGCAGCCCCATGAATGTCCGCCTCCTTCCTTTTGTGTATCCACCAGAAAACCCATCGGAGTCTACTCAAAAGTTCAATTATTCAATGGAGTTGATTCTATTCTACTACCGAGAACGGGGGCGGAGGCAGATACTCTGCAAGAATGATCTCTTTCcctttaagaaaagaaaaaggtgaaataaataaaattattggtGGCGTGAGGAAACAAGGCACTGACAAAATGTTATCCGAACCACTGTCTTGGGGGTCAACTACAACGTGTCTCTTGCCGTATCTGTAAAGctttctctatattttatatatttttttattttggtccaATGGCTGTTAACAATGTGTGCTCatgaaaagaaaggaaaatcttttatatattaattaagaaataaTTGTAGACTctctataaaaaataattttagaatctttacaaatataaatttaaatactaGAATAATTACAATGCATGTTGTTCATTCATTGGTTCATCaaaacatatactatattttcactaaattaatcataaaattaattagta
This genomic stretch from Brassica napus cultivar Da-Ae chromosome C9, Da-Ae, whole genome shotgun sequence harbors:
- the LOC106368978 gene encoding cationic amino acid transporter 2, vacuolar encodes the protein MGFLVDTQKEGGGHSWGCVRSLVRRKQVDSAANGHSHHQQLAKALTVSHLVAIGVGATIGAGVYILVGTVAREHSGPSLALSFLIAGIAAALSAFCYAELSSRCPSAGSAYHYSYICVGEGVAWLIGWALILEYTIGGSAVARGISPNLALIFGGEDGLPSFLARQQIPGLDVIVDPCAAILVFIVTGFLCLGIKESTFAQGIVTAVNVCVLLFVIVAGSYLGFKTGWAGYELPTGLFPFGVDGMFAGSATVFFAFIGFDSLASTAEEVKNPQRDLPIGIGLALFLCCSLYMMVSIVIVGLVPYYAMDPDTPISSAFASHDMQWAVYLITLGAVMALCSALMGSLLPQPRILMAMARDGLLPSVFSDVNRRTQVPVKATVATGLCAATLSFFLDVSQLAGMVSVGTLLAFTMVAISVLILRYVPPDELPLPASLQDRIDPVSVIPGETKSSHHVGTSSNSTKQPLIGENDASVMEKQEALGFWVLSEENRRKVGGWSIMFTCIGAFLLSYSASSINFPGFIRYPLCGIGGSLLLAGLIALSSIDQDDARHTFGHSGGFICPLVPLLPIICILINMYLLVNLGSATWARVSVWLVIGVLVYVFYGRKHSSLANAVYVTTAHAEEIYREHEASLA